From the Pseudomonas syringae KCTC 12500 genome, the window GCGTTCGGCGGCACCCCATCAAGCCCTCATGGCAGCAGGCGACAGCCCTGTCGCTCACCCTGCCACGACGCGCTGCTGATGCGTCCCAGGCCGCTGGCAATGACCCGTTTCTGACTGCTGTCGTCGACCAGGGTGCTGGGCAGATACTGCTTGATGTAGCCCTGGCAATACGCTTCGGAATTGTTCATGACGTACCTGCATGAGCAGTATTCCTTGGCGGTGTAGGCACTGATGATGGTCGGAAATGCCTGCAGGTTCACACGGTACTGCCAGGCGAGTACGGCAAGTGCGGCAACGATCAGCAACAGCAGGCTGCTGAAGGGACGGCGCAGGATGAACATTCGACGCGTGCTCATTGACCGCCCTCCTTGCCAAACGCGGCCTGTACGCGCTTGAGCATCTCATTGTGGTTGTAGGTACTGTCGCGGTCATCGGCATAGCGCACGATCACCAGCTTCTGATCGGGAATCACATACAGCGCCTGCCCCCAATGCCCCAGTGCCGCGAAGGTGTCAGGGGGAGCGTCCGGCCACGGTCCTTTGCCGCCATCGGCAGTACGGTTGAGCCACCATTGGCCTCCGGGCACTTCAACGCTGGCATCCACGCCTGCACCGGCAAACGGCATCAGCGCGAAGTCCATCCACTCCTTGTTGAGCAGTTGCCGATCCTGCCATTGCCCGCCGCGCTGCATCAGCAGGCCGATGCGGGCCAGATCGCGGGCGGTCATGTAGGCATAGGAAGAGCCTACAAATGTACCCGCGCCATCGGTTTCCCAGACGGCACTGCGAATGCCGAGCGGGTCGAACAGCGCGGTCCATGGATAACCCGGATAAGCCTCATCGCCGACCATCTTTTTCAAAGCCGCAGCCAGGACGGTGCTGTCGCCGCTGGAATAAAGGTAAGTCTTGCCGGGGGGTTGGGCAGCGCGGTGATCGGCGGTGAAGCGTGCCATGTCGTCACGCCCGCGGGTGTAGAGCATGGCGACCACCGAGGAGTTGAGCGGAGCGTATTCGTAGTCTTCCTGCCAATCCAGACCCGACGCCCAGTGCATCAGGTCTTTGATGGCGATCTCGGGGTGCGCCTTGAACGGCGTGTAGAACTTCGCCACCGGATCATTCAGTTGAAAGCGCCCTTCTGCAAACGCCACGCCCAGCACTGTCGCCATGACGCTTTTGCTGATCGACCAGGTCAGGTGCGGCGTTTGCGCAGTGGTTACACCGCCGTAGCGCTCGAAAACAACTTCGCCGTCACGAATCACCAGCAGCGCATCGGTGCGTATGCCCTTGCGCGTGGCGTCGTCACGGGGCGGGAAGGCGTAAGCCTCAAGCTCTTCGATGGCCGCTGATCGCGGCACAGACTGAGAAGGC encodes:
- a CDS encoding serine hydrolase domain-containing protein, with protein sequence MLRGFVSLCLVLILGFSAQGVVAQTWPAEQWPSQSVPRSAAIEELEAYAFPPRDDATRKGIRTDALLVIRDGEVVFERYGGVTTAQTPHLTWSISKSVMATVLGVAFAEGRFQLNDPVAKFYTPFKAHPEIAIKDLMHWASGLDWQEDYEYAPLNSSVVAMLYTRGRDDMARFTADHRAAQPPGKTYLYSSGDSTVLAAALKKMVGDEAYPGYPWTALFDPLGIRSAVWETDGAGTFVGSSYAYMTARDLARIGLLMQRGGQWQDRQLLNKEWMDFALMPFAGAGVDASVEVPGGQWWLNRTADGGKGPWPDAPPDTFAALGHWGQALYVIPDQKLVIVRYADDRDSTYNHNEMLKRVQAAFGKEGGQ